From the Pocillopora verrucosa isolate sample1 chromosome 11, ASM3666991v2, whole genome shotgun sequence genome, the window GCTGCAGttaattaagattaaaaatgcCAGTAATTCGCAAACACGTAAAAAATCAGACTGTAATAATCAATGGGCCCAAACAAAGCGATTGGCGACGCATTCAATTCATTGTTGACCCTCGACACGTGATTTGCATATGCGTACCTTGACATTTGGGTCAGCGGTCCTGGCCTGGATGTCCTTGTGTCGAAGAACAAATGTGGCTATGTTATCAAATGGGTTTCTGACAACATGAATGAACTTGATGTTCACTCcaagtttctctttcatttcataAATGGCTCGTGTTCCAAGCAGACGAAGCATTACTGCAGTGTCCCAAGCTGTCTTGTCTCCAATCACCTGCAGTTCATTTCCAAAACAAAGTAAGATAACGGACTGGTCATTAGTTTGAGGCGACGGTTAGACTGAACCTTGCACATTCTTAATTGTGATTTCCTAGTTAAAGAAAATGCTTACaggatttatgaaaaatgattcAAACGTACTTTGTAAATGAGgcattttgaatgaaaaattatttcagccTTCAATATCTTTTCAGATATGATCGCTAAAGCCCCAAGGTTTATGCCTGGAACATGACCAAAATGGTTATGATTCGAGAAGATTTGTTGGAATATAATTTGATTGAGCTGTTCAACATTTACATCGATTTACAGCCcgtgaaattgatattttaagttttatatTTCACCTGTATGTATCGATCATATGTTCCCTGCCACTGATCTGGAATACGGTAGCcgaagatttgaaaatttgctgCGCTTCCGTTTGCTACGCGAGACCTTCGACCTCTTTTTACAGACCGCGCTGAGTTTCCCAACATTGTATCGAAGAATTCATATCttgatttttccgttttccATGCTGGTTGCTGAACCCATTTTCTCAGTGCATACGATTCATCTGCAACTATCATGTGAGGGTGAGCGTCAAGTAATGAAGAAACTAAGCTGTGTCTACTGCGAGAGTAACCAACAAATAGCAACAGCGTGTTCACTCGATCATACATTTCGTTTTTGCTTGTTACTTCCTCTGTAAGAGATGTAAAGACAGAATCATTTCCAACATTGAGAAGTCACCCAAAAACCTAACCTGTTCTAGCCGCTCAGTTGTCAGACAGAGCGGAAAAAGAAAGTAAACGCCTGGAACTGGATAAATAGAACTGTGAACCAGTTTACAAggtgagataaaaaaaacctctgGGTTAACTAAAAGATTATCCGTCTACCTTAGTgctattttacattttcaatataACCTTAATGACTCTATGAAGTCCACTTgcaaaagaaatgacaaggcAATTCATTTGAACAATGCAACAGTCAAGAACAAATTTCGAAGGAATCTGTTTGagtaaaaaagttgaaataaaacataGTAAAGGGTGAAGGGAATTTCACATCattaacttttcctttatcAGCCTTTATTGAGGGATGGTATATGACCCTCAACAAAACTCCCAAGTGTAATTGTGTCTTAAGCCCGCGAGCCCGCGAGCACTGCCTCACAAGAATCTCGTAGGCTTCTCGCGCAACCAGGGGTCTGGGACGAGAAATGACCGCTCCTACCGGCCTCCGGAGGGAAAGGCAGGCCGGGTTGACACTAACAGACTTCGTAAGAAGCCCTCGATATGCTCAGCAGCGCCAATCGATGAGTTTCTGTTTGTAAACTAATGGATTTTCTATGTCAATTAGTACTTATTGTCTTATTTGGTTTACCTGTCAACTTCATTGATCCATCGTTGTTGACATTGTTTTGCTCCTGAGATGTGTGTTCTAAGGCCCTTTTCTGGATGGAGTGTAGATATGTGTCACTTCTGTCACTGCCAGTTttacctaaaagaaaatttcaaaagagaatCTCTGATCCAAAACATCGCATTAGGTGACTTGCCATGCCTTATGGTGCAATTTGTATGTCCTAATTTTTATGTCATAATTCAAATTCTTAGTTATATGAACCAGCATATCAGACTGGGagcaaattttaaataattcgAGGTTTTCAGGTGTCAATCGCATATTTCTGATGGTTTTGTCGCAGATACGTATGGACAATTGTATAAAATGAGTACAGTTTTATGCAGACATTAGTGTGAGTCTTTTATTCTTTCCATGCCGGTTTATTGTAGAATGAAGGGACGGACGCGACATCAAAGCTAAGGACCTTCGTAATAAGGAGACTACACTGCAAAATTTTGAGTTTCACCTACTTTTATCCATTACAGAGTAAAATCACACTCTTAAATTTTAAAGTGGTTATTCTGGATATTCTCAGTTGCCCTATCTGAACCTTAATCTACCTCAGACAGCGAAACCCTTGAGATTCAATAGCTTATCAATCATAAACCAGGCAAACACTTGGACTCGTGTAAGATTCACCTTAGTAACCAATGTGGTGATTTTCCTAATACCTCATTACCTGTGAGTTCAAAATGCCACAGGATCACAAGCACAGACATACCAACCCAGCAGGCCGCGATGAACACCGTATGATGTAACGGAGGAAATCTGGGAAACATCTCCCTTCAGCCTGTGAAGACTAAACAAACGACAAAAATTTTTGTTCGTAGGTTTAGATTACATGTCACGGTAGAAAGGCAAGATAATCAGTAATGTACTACCCTGGCTCAGTCTGCAAACTCTATGTTGAAAATATAATAATGTCTACCGTTGATCCCACAAGTCAGCCCGCTTGAGGGGCGGTAATTTCATTCTGCAGTTTCAAAATGCTGAGGTCTGAAAACGGCGAATTTTAAGCTATGACCCCGTACGGCTCCGCTCGCGCAATCCTCTGGAAAACCGTATTAAAAGCTGATGAGTATAGAGCCGAACAGTAACATCAACCGGTCAGGAAAAAGTCGCGAGGCCTGCACTCACATGGCTCTTGCATCAAACTTTTCAGGTGCATGAACTGAAATTCTTGGCCTAAACTTGTAATTAAACAAACGAGAACGAATGTTAAACAAGGGTCACCAGACATCACATTCTCCTGTAAGCTAATTAGATTCATCGAAGAATTTCGCTAacaaagagaggaaaaattaTCCATGGTCacttttaaaaagaagtttcaAGGCCACACTCTGAAAAATACTGCCTGTATTGTGAAATATGTGCATATTAACCTTGTACTCCCCAACAAAACTACGGGTCGGTTAATGTAATGATATTCATCAAATGAAAGATATCGTTTGCCAGTTTTTCCACGAAAGCAAAGACTAACAACACATTCAAtaaaagtgttcattactaATCTGATATGAAAAGACACAATCACTTTCTCTACAAACATGTGATTGGTGAATAATTTAATAACTGACCTGAGTATCTTACCTTTTCccggaaactgaaaaaattggaCCGATTTCGTGTGTTAAGGGTAGTAGCGCTAAGAACGATTTACCTTTGATTCCACTGATATGATCGACAAGTAATGAAAGAGTTAAATAATGCTAATCTAtgttcattcatttattcatggACGAGAACCTGGCAACTTGAGAAGCTAATCAtagatgaaataattttttttcaatgcagttggttgttgatgttttcaattttttcatctgCTTATTTTGTAGTTTCAGGTCTTAATAAGAACCTTCTTGAAAGTTGATTTAACGACCGATTCAAGATGATAAAGAGTATTTACATCATGGTAATTAGAGGAAAATTGGAGGATGTAGAGCACCAATTATCAACCTTGTAAGTAAAACTCTTTGGATATAATATCACGTTATGCTCAGTACATTTTTTCCTTAAGACTCGGGTTGCTAAGCTTGTTAGTTGAATGGATGTGTGAAGCCTTTATGTTGCTTGGTTTTGAACATAAGTTACCGCAGACATtaacgcgaaaaaaaattggcgtGGTATATGATCGTACAGGTTTtgagaatgaatgaaaaatgtccAGTGTGGTATTATTTCCTTATTTAACGTATATTTGGCGAATAAAATTCCGAGGGAGCGCGTAGTGTCCCTAACTAGCTTCCAGTCTCTTTCATCCATTTAAACAGGAGAGGTACAATAGCTAAGCTTGACTAACAACATGGCAGACGAATCGGCGAACGAGGCTCACGAGCTGGAGGGGACCTTCGCTAACAAAGCAACCGAATGTTGTGATTTATTGCCGTACCTAAAACGTTTGGTCTATGAAGCTTTGTCTACTGTTGTTAGTATGGATCAAACAAATCTAGATTCGTGTTCTCTGAAGTTCAACAAGAAATTGGAAAATGGAGATTTAATCATTCCAGCTTTTGTACGGAGTTATCTTGGCGCTGGCAAGGTGGTGAAATTTGCCTTCTTTTGTAACTCACGTTTAGAGAAAGGCTTAACATTGCTTAGAAATTTTCCATACAAGTGCTACAAGAAGTTTTCCCAATGGGAAAATGCTTGCATTGACATCTGGGTTATTTATTTGCTGAAGGATTTATCGCGTATGAATAAAGTTACCATTACCATTATCGGGAGAGGGAGTGGgggtaggggaggggaagggtgTTGGGTAGGGAGGTAATGATTAATGGTCAATCGCCTAGTCTGATCTTTTAAGGATTTGTTTCTTAGGCCGACTGGCTTTTCTTTTGGGCAACTTGACTGTTTATTCTGGGCaatatgacaaaaaatttgtgcaacatgactcaggttcTGGAAGACACATGACTTCTGGTGAGATGATTTACAGGCAACTTGACCAGTTACCAAGGTGACAGGGGTAAGGTGGGGAGGTAGGCTGCCTCCTACTCTTTTCAAGTACATTGTTGTCTACAGTCTTTCAACCGTAAAGGTTTATAAATAGCACGGTCAAAAGTGGAAATCTGTTAGGtgtcaaaaacaataaaatgtacATGATTTGTTTCAAGCAAAGTAACCATAGCCCTATATGGATTGTACTCCTAGCCTTTTATGTGTTTTGGTAATTTTACTTGAATATCTTGTTGTGATTTAAAGTAGCCAGAAAACAGTAGTTGACATGCAAAACACCAGCaaattcacaatttttatcACCATTTGATCATCAAGCCTGTTCcttataattgttttttagATATAGGAAGCCCAAACTGCCTTGTATGGTTAATGACAGAAATCAACTGGTTTCCTGTTCATCAAAATAACTCTCTCTTTCAGCCTCCTGCATTATGACtgaaatacatttaggacaactcttttttagtttttaagttATCAAATAAAGATATCAAATCACTCCCTTACAACTTAGTGAGGTGACTTTCCATAATTTTGAGAAATGTGTACATAAACAGAATATGGTATGttagaaaacatattttggCAATTACTATTTATTAGTCCTGGTTAATGATAGAGAATTGAAAGAGAGGGatcttttaataatattttggttTGTGTTTGACATTACAGGTTGAATTTCAAAGTCTCTGTCAGGAGATAAGTGACCATGTGTCTAAAGTTCAGTTTGTCAGACAGTGTTGTGTGACAAGTGGGGGAAATCTTCTGTTGAGTCTCAACAAGGCAGATGTAACAAGTGCTGTGTTTAACAATATCATCAAAGAAACAGATCAATATGGACAGTCAAGCAAGCAGACACATCAGTGTGTTTTATTGAATCCCTCTCTTTCAGTTCATGTGGAGGATGAAGGTCATTTAAATCTGGATCAACTGAGAACAATTCTCATTTGCGAACACATtaaggaacttttaaatgcaAATGGGTATGTACAGTTTATGGCAGTTTCAAATGCTCCAATAATATACCTGGGTTGTCATTAGAAAAAGTGATGGATGTATGATCAAAATGAGTGGCTGGCTAAATTGAATCGCACTTGCAAGACAAGCATGGTATGTAGTAAGCCAGCACAACCCTTTAGGatggggaggagggggggggggtcttgGGGCATGCttcctgtaaaattttgaaactctCTGAGAGGTAGTATGTCCTAGCATATTGGGATATACATGTATCATATTTGAGTAACTTTAAACTTTTTCCTATCAGACATTGATgttaaaatcagttaaaaaatacTAGTCTTATTTTctgtacatgtatttgatcACAATTTGCAAGGTAGCTAGTACAAAATGGTCTGACAGAGAACAGATTTTCCATCACCTACTATGCACTGATTGGCTCGGGTGTTGCTTTCCTGAGTGTTGGATTAATCATATTTTTGTGCCTCTtaattttacaatatttattaCAGTGACATGTATTTgaatattctttagcattgaCGTGAAATCAGCTTTGGACTACAAGAGCCAAGAAACTTGTACATGTAAGGATGCAAGTATCCAAGGCTACCAGGAAACCTACAACCTCTTCTCTCCATCATTATTTAATGTAAGGAAAATCAGCCTGTGGACAGAAAAAGACCTTACTACTAAAGCTGAAGAACTTTacgaaatattaaaaaatggcAAATATGCGGACTCTTTGAACAGAAAGACTGGAAGGCAGGCCATCCATGAAGCTGAGCTTAGTTCTCTTTGTGAGAGTAAATGTACTTGCCAAGACTCTGATTTAAATTGTGATGAGGTTATTTTGGATTTGCCCAATTTTTGCCAAGATAATGAGCTGTATTCAGGTAAGTATCTCAAATAGCTCTTGTGTGACTTGTAATCAAAACATACACAGATGTCCATGACGTtgtattaaattaaaaacaattttttaccttTCCATTATCCTGAACTTTATGCTATTTCACATTGATTTGTATTAAATATAACATTATTCTTGATGTCTTTAAACCCTTAAAACTCAAAACCTTTAAATGATTTTATGattttctcatgatcttaatcaAGTTAGTCCTacaggaaaaaaagtaatttaagattttatggCAAATTTGTTGGAGAAGAAAGTGACGTGGTTGCCAAGTGGTTGGCCAGTAGACTTTAGATCTAGAAGTCTGGGTCTGAACTCCTcctgggtcattgtgttgtgttatACTGTACCAAAATACTCTGAACTCCTGTCTGAACTCCTcctgggtcattgtgttgtgttatACTGTACCAAAATACATTCAGGTCATGACTTAAACTAAGCAGAGATATGAGTAATTATCTGATTGTCTGCCAAAAGATTTCTTTATTACTCTGCTCAATAGATAACTTATTTCTGTCTCCAGTAATAATATTACTAGTACCATCATGTCTTCATTTGGTTctgataatattttttgtttcattttcaaatttgtcatCTGGAATGTTACAGTGACCTTAAATAAATTATCAGGTATGCATCTCTTTATAAGTAACAAAGTTCACAAGATTAACAAACAACTTCATAAGATCAGACAgttattttatgttattgtGTGAGTCTGTTAGAAGTGATCCAAATATCAGGTGACAAGGAtagagagaaaacaaataagTTCCAGACTTGGATAATGTGACTGTTCTGTTCACAGaataatcaattaaattaaagtagtaaagaagggaaaatgtttcATAAATACCAAGTTGGCTGTCAGATGGATTGGAAATCTGTTTATTGTAGTGCAGTGACTATTATGAATAAAGCAAAGAGATAAGAACTGTAAGTTGTTACTGAAGTATCATTTGCTACCAAGAGCAAgattattttaaaagctgaaatatttctttagattgttcttgttatttttcttttcagtttcaccAACAAGTTCAATTCTTCTTGATGTGGCAAAGTTGGATTTAGTTGAAAAAAATGTAAGTTGGAAAAAAGACCAACCCCTTACTGTGTTAGATAGATAACACACATATATTAACAATGTGATGTGTTATTGAAGATTTTcccttgcttttttttttcattgatgcaGACTGGAAATTTAGATATGGTGGTTCACTTAACAAGCTGTAAACAAGCATTTAGTCAACAGCAAACTAGCACAGTTTGGCAAATGACATCAACAAATCTGGCCATGAAGAAACAGGTACACAAAGTTGAATGT encodes:
- the LOC131787874 gene encoding uncharacterized protein, whose protein sequence is MFPRFPPLHHTVFIAACWVGMSVLVILWHFELTGKTGSDRSDTYLHSIQKRALEHTSQEQNNVNNDGSMKLTEEVTSKNEMYDRVNTLLLFVGYSRSRHSLVSSLLDAHPHMIVADESYALRKWVQQPAWKTEKSRYEFFDTMLGNSARSVKRGRRSRVANGSAANFQIFGYRIPDQWQGTYDRYIQVIGDKTAWDTAVMLRLLGTRAIYEMKEKLGVNIKFIHVVRNPFDNIATFVLRHKDIQARTADPNVKINASEILDEKIQLYNNWAEGTFVAHKSFPEDFLSVVSMDVVKRPAESLRKMCHFLQVTCSESYIQDCAAIVDPVPSITRHRIMWTEKQINRVYATMRAFPVLFEGFTFEDV
- the LOC131787873 gene encoding DALR anticodon-binding domain-containing protein 3-like is translated as MADESANEAHELEGTFANKATECCDLLPYLKRLVYEALSTVVSMDQTNLDSCSLKFNKKLENGDLIIPAFVRSYLGAGKVEFQSLCQEISDHVSKVQFVRQCCVTSGGNLLLSLNKADVTSAVFNNIIKETDQYGQSSKQTHQCVLLNPSLSVHVEDEGHLNLDQLRTILICEHIKELLNANGIDVKSALDYKSQETCTCKDASIQGYQETYNLFSPSLFNVRKISLWTEKDLTTKAEELYEILKNGKYADSLNRKTGRQAIHEAELSSLCESKCTCQDSDLNCDEVILDLPNFCQDNELYSVTLNKLSVSPTSSILLDVAKLDLVEKNTGNLDMVVHLTSCKQAFSQQQTSTVWQMTSTNLAMKKQFFLSHGLVSLYKDEQRLHDHLDVLELLRIREKQLRASYVLKYGNKVVGHGWDTSIREMAVAAIKLETLSSAPNSEIKIDISETSREFRQATFVLYNCARLAKLFANFEENVQKGVYPALPPISEVDFNLLRDHAEWELTLHFIVAFPSVIKGAVSGLKMCTSKSQNVIIHSNKICCFLYNLSHKFSSYYGRVHILGEPRQHLFPTMFARLYLMKALQQIFLNCLKLLNINPLTQM